AAATTTTCCTTTTCTCCTTTTTAATTCTGTGATTTTTGCCATCATTTCAGGCAAAAACGGACTTCCGTAATAACCGGGAGTAACGGTCATTATTAAAACCTGGTCAATACTCAGCAAAAAATCTTCGATATCCTTAACCGCTGTTTTAGGATTAATTGCAATGCCAGCATCTAAATTATGGGCCCTTATCTCCCTGATAACCTCCCAGGGTTCATCTTTAGACTCAAAATGGAATATTATTCTCCTTGCTCCCGCATCTTTAAAAGGTTTTATTAAAGGGAGGGGATTTTCCACCATAAGATGGATCTCCATATTTATCGAAGTGCTTATTTCAGCCAGATCAAACGGCGAGATGCTCATGGTCGGGACAAATTTCCCATCCATGATATCTATCTGGACAAGACGGCAAAATTTTTCACATTGCCGTATCATTTTTTCCAAAACATCTTTTTTATCTGTCAGAATTGCCGGAACTATCTGCATTATAAATCCTTAGGTTTAAATGGATTAATTACCTTAACGTTTCGAATAACCTGATTTTGATTAAGGGCTTCCGTATATAAAATACTGCATTTGGCGCTTTCCGCAGAGACTACAATTAAAGCATCCCAAAAAGATATTTTATTTAATATGCTTACATCTATTGCATCATAAATCAGAGGCATACTAATCCTTACACAAGCGTAATTTTTTGAAATAAAAGCGAAAAAGAACTTGAAATGCCCAATTCTATTGGTTAAAATGATTTTGTCAAAAGACATAACAACCAAAAAAAAGGGCATTTCAAGTGAATAAAAAATCTAAAAGAAAATATAGCAAAATACTAAGGAATCGTCAACAACAAATTGGACACCGATTAAGAAAAAAACAATGGGAAGACCAACCCGATCCGATCATGAAGGGCAGCAACATACATTATGAAATGAGCGGGAA
Above is a genomic segment from bacterium containing:
- a CDS encoding ribulose-phosphate 3-epimerase; amino-acid sequence: MQIVPAILTDKKDVLEKMIRQCEKFCRLVQIDIMDGKFVPTMSISPFDLAEISTSINMEIHLMVENPLPLIKPFKDAGARRIIFHFESKDEPWEVIREIRAHNLDAGIAINPKTAVKDIEDFLLSIDQVLIMTVTPGYYGSPFLPEMMAKITELKRRKGKFLVSVDGGIKMENILIIKNSGVDSACVGSGIFRGNPEENYKKLLEKISRQGFTCPKMNPAPPKKN